One window of Planktothrix serta PCC 8927 genomic DNA carries:
- a CDS encoding Txe/YoeB family addiction module toxin: MDRISWDDSSGQTSNYSINPASQSSSYSGKPAKNQTSTHSNKTRDTVITPQFREDLRNWIKDDCDIASKVLELVELVMRDPFKGRGKPEKLKYEKNVWSRRITEEHRLVYKVTDGRIDFLQARYHN; this comes from the coding sequence ATGGATAGAATATCCTGGGATGACTCTAGCGGTCAAACAAGTAACTACTCGATTAATCCAGCATCGCAAAGTTCAAGTTATTCGGGCAAACCCGCCAAAAACCAAACTTCCACTCACAGTAACAAAACACGAGATACAGTAATTACTCCACAGTTCCGAGAAGATTTAAGAAACTGGATAAAAGATGATTGCGACATTGCCTCAAAGGTATTAGAGTTAGTTGAGCTTGTGATGCGTGACCCTTTCAAAGGTCGAGGTAAACCAGAAAAACTGAAGTATGAGAAGAATGTCTGGTCGCGTCGCATCACAGAGGAGCATCGGTTAGTCTATAAAGTCACCGATGGCCGAATTGATTTTCTTCAAGCACGCTATCATAATTAA
- a CDS encoding type II toxin-antitoxin system Phd/YefM family antitoxin: MSIQDTYTYNYAHTHLDQLCDQVLDNQEVVVINYSSKGKVALIPASELESLRETVYLLGSANNATRLFAALEKANSNTLKPQTISELREELGFYD, from the coding sequence ATGTCTATTCAAGATACATACACCTATAACTACGCTCATACACACCTAGATCAACTTTGCGATCAAGTATTGGACAATCAAGAAGTAGTAGTTATTAATTATTCTAGCAAAGGAAAAGTTGCTCTTATTCCTGCTTCTGAATTAGAGAGTTTACGAGAGACTGTTTATCTTCTTGGGTCTGCAAATAATGCAACTCGTTTATTTGCTGCTTTAGAAAAAGCCAATAGTAATACCCTTAAACCTCAAACTATCAGTGAGTTACGCGAAGAGCTAGGTTTTTATGATTGA